A genomic region of Leptospira mtsangambouensis contains the following coding sequences:
- the ribH gene encoding 6,7-dimethyl-8-ribityllumazine synthase, whose product MTATLEGTRIGNGQKHCVIVSKFNEFITESLLKGAKDAYRQHGIADSDVTVIYVPGAFELPQTVKRVLGSKKYQFSAIVCLGAVIRGATSHYDLVSGEAAKVGSVADGSVPVIFGVITTESIEQAIERAGTKAGNKGYEAATTAIEMANLFKEIG is encoded by the coding sequence ATGACAGCTACACTGGAAGGCACCCGCATCGGAAACGGACAAAAACATTGTGTCATCGTTTCAAAGTTTAATGAATTCATTACTGAGTCTTTACTCAAAGGGGCAAAAGATGCATACAGACAACATGGAATCGCAGATTCCGATGTCACTGTCATCTATGTTCCCGGTGCCTTCGAACTCCCACAAACCGTAAAACGTGTCCTTGGGTCCAAAAAATACCAATTCTCTGCCATCGTTTGCCTTGGGGCTGTGATTCGTGGGGCCACTTCGCATTATGATTTGGTTTCTGGGGAAGCAGCAAAAGTAGGATCGGTGGCGGATGGATCTGTTCCTGTGATTTTTGGTGTCATTACCACTGAATCCATCGAACAAGCCATTGAAAGAGCCGGTACCAAAGCGGGAAACAAAGGATACGAGGCAGCCACAACAGCCATTGAAATGGCAAATCTTTTCAAAGAGATCGGATGA
- a CDS encoding tetratricopeptide repeat protein — translation MDPIQKNRFRIEEQSSQPSYYQEDPYLRNLGREKETTYESETTARRPVLSFLFWSFLVALVLGFLTAGYWWYLEKKKNPEEIAKALKNLPTDKKALNLLVDKPYLPDDSVNPKLAACLNAYHNRYVNRVGNVCEEFLNSPGADEDKSIALTVLGVMYDEAGRYINAIERLEKAIQYDSKNYFAFYNLSLAFKHAGKFEEARRAAMRAKEIAPNDYRVALLQGNLFQEIGDPASAIEAYKEGQSLAPADVTLTYNLAISYLKQGNIAEAISEFQKVIQTAPNSQTAVLSYGHLGTIFYQREDYDRAEFYFREVIRLKTNDAKSYYNLGLVYLKKKVPEEAAKYFQKALDSNANEPEVYRYIADAFLSMGQTNMAITALKKALLLKPSDVDSLFALSELYYKKGELVEAESLFRRIIRLTPGDTYSETAYVNLGIILDEMERYSESITAFEGALSLNPKNQSAYYNLGLTYLHAGKPTMAIESLRKSQALDPNHAQSRLAIADYYLENRFYSEAIAEYEEAIAWKPELYEARLKLADVYIQTKNYPAAEKVLVYVLENSKDPKEIKLAHRKLALNYANSGNSGLSKKAKEEAFRASHIDPEDMESRLVLSKILIDSGSLVDREKAIEELTVITRSDVTPTISSKAHNYLGVCYFKNGEFKRALSSFQTAIDLNPSLTEAYENKRAARAQYEKSLESKKRTYF, via the coding sequence ATGGATCCCATCCAAAAAAACCGGTTTCGCATTGAAGAGCAGTCTTCACAGCCAAGTTATTACCAGGAAGATCCATACTTACGGAACCTGGGTCGTGAAAAAGAAACCACTTACGAATCAGAAACCACCGCCCGCCGTCCTGTTTTATCTTTTCTTTTTTGGTCCTTCCTTGTCGCCCTAGTCCTTGGATTTTTGACCGCCGGGTATTGGTGGTATCTGGAGAAAAAAAAGAATCCAGAAGAAATCGCAAAAGCCTTAAAGAACCTTCCCACAGATAAAAAAGCTTTAAACCTTCTTGTGGATAAACCTTACCTTCCAGATGATTCCGTAAATCCGAAACTGGCGGCTTGCCTCAATGCCTATCATAATCGTTATGTGAATCGAGTGGGAAATGTTTGTGAGGAGTTTTTAAATTCACCAGGCGCAGACGAAGACAAATCCATTGCCCTTACCGTTCTTGGTGTGATGTATGATGAAGCCGGTCGTTATATCAATGCTATCGAACGATTGGAAAAAGCCATCCAATACGATTCCAAAAACTATTTTGCGTTTTATAATTTATCACTCGCATTCAAACATGCTGGGAAATTTGAAGAGGCAAGGCGTGCTGCGATGCGAGCCAAAGAAATTGCTCCGAATGACTACCGTGTGGCCCTCCTCCAAGGAAATTTATTCCAAGAGATTGGAGATCCGGCCAGTGCCATAGAAGCTTACAAAGAAGGACAGTCTTTGGCACCGGCAGATGTCACTCTTACTTACAACTTAGCCATTAGTTATTTGAAACAAGGAAATATCGCCGAAGCCATTTCTGAATTCCAAAAGGTAATCCAAACGGCTCCGAATTCCCAAACAGCGGTTTTGTCTTATGGCCATCTTGGTACCATCTTCTACCAAAGAGAAGATTATGATAGGGCGGAGTTTTATTTCAGAGAAGTGATTCGTTTGAAAACAAACGATGCCAAATCTTACTATAATCTTGGTTTGGTGTATTTGAAAAAGAAAGTGCCAGAAGAAGCGGCCAAATACTTTCAAAAAGCCCTCGATTCCAATGCCAACGAACCAGAAGTGTATCGTTACATTGCAGATGCCTTTCTATCAATGGGCCAAACCAATATGGCCATCACTGCTTTAAAAAAAGCATTGTTACTGAAACCCAGTGATGTGGATTCTCTTTTTGCTTTGTCAGAACTCTATTATAAAAAAGGGGAACTTGTCGAAGCAGAAAGTTTGTTTCGCCGGATCATTCGTCTCACCCCAGGGGATACATATTCGGAAACCGCTTATGTAAATCTTGGAATCATTTTGGATGAGATGGAACGTTATTCGGAAAGTATCACCGCTTTTGAAGGGGCCCTGTCTTTAAATCCCAAAAATCAATCGGCTTATTACAATTTGGGCCTAACCTATTTACATGCGGGAAAACCTACGATGGCCATTGAGTCTCTTCGTAAGTCGCAGGCACTTGATCCAAACCATGCACAGTCAAGGCTTGCCATTGCCGATTATTATTTAGAAAACCGATTTTATTCAGAAGCCATTGCCGAATATGAAGAAGCCATTGCTTGGAAACCGGAACTTTATGAAGCAAGATTGAAACTAGCAGATGTGTACATCCAAACCAAAAACTATCCGGCCGCAGAAAAGGTGTTAGTTTATGTTTTGGAAAATTCCAAAGACCCAAAAGAAATCAAACTCGCTCACAGAAAACTAGCACTGAATTATGCAAATAGTGGGAACTCTGGGCTTTCCAAAAAGGCCAAAGAAGAAGCATTTCGTGCAAGCCACATCGATCCTGAAGATATGGAATCAAGGCTTGTCCTTTCTAAAATTTTAATCGATTCCGGTTCCCTTGTGGATCGTGAAAAAGCGATTGAGGAACTAACGGTCATCACTCGTTCCGATGTGACACCTACCATTTCTTCTAAGGCACACAATTATTTGGGAGTTTGTTATTTTAAAAATGGGGAATTTAAAAGAGCACTCTCAAGTTTCCAAACAGCCATTGATTTAAATCCAAGTCTTACGGAAGCCTATGAAAACAAAAGGGCAGCTCGGGCTCAGTATGAAAAATCCTTGGAATCCAAAAAGAGAACTTATTTTTGA
- a CDS encoding class I SAM-dependent methyltransferase: protein MSLFEFSRHKEFPEHYEECRLTGVLRYLPAKQREYGDSYFMEEYKSQYKKSYYEDEPNLRVMAKRRLGNLESVGAKPTNKSLLEIGSAAGFFLDEARTAGYQARGLELSPKEVEYAKFTLGLDVDQTSVLSVKEGDWKESFDLIAAFFVIEHIEDIEGIWKRINSWTRPGGFLYLAVPSSFGPSFQTNPKEWFSTHPSDHFFDYSVHSLKKLLSILGFEVNYVRPMSYHSYRDLGLRGKLPEWLYRLYANQFAYGDTIELIARKLKH, encoded by the coding sequence TTGAGTTTATTCGAATTTTCACGTCATAAAGAATTCCCAGAACATTATGAAGAATGCCGACTTACGGGTGTTCTTCGGTATCTTCCTGCAAAACAGAGAGAGTATGGGGATAGTTACTTTATGGAAGAATACAAGTCCCAATACAAAAAATCTTATTATGAAGATGAACCAAACTTACGGGTTATGGCAAAACGTCGGTTAGGGAATTTAGAATCGGTAGGGGCAAAACCAACAAATAAGTCCCTTTTGGAGATTGGATCGGCTGCTGGTTTTTTTTTAGATGAGGCAAGGACTGCCGGTTACCAGGCACGGGGCCTTGAACTTTCTCCGAAAGAAGTGGAATATGCAAAATTCACACTTGGCCTGGATGTAGACCAAACTTCGGTTTTGTCGGTGAAAGAAGGGGATTGGAAAGAATCGTTTGATCTGATCGCAGCTTTTTTTGTCATCGAACATATCGAAGACATCGAAGGGATTTGGAAACGAATCAACTCCTGGACAAGGCCCGGTGGCTTTCTTTATCTAGCAGTTCCTTCTAGTTTTGGCCCCAGTTTCCAAACAAATCCCAAGGAATGGTTTTCGACTCATCCCTCCGACCACTTTTTTGACTACTCTGTCCACTCATTGAAAAAACTCTTGTCAATCCTTGGCTTTGAAGTGAACTATGTTAGACCTATGTCGTATCACTCCTACCGGGATTTAGGCCTACGTGGCAAACTCCCCGAATGGCTGTATCGACTGTATGCAAACCAATTTGCCTATGGTGATACCATCGAACTAATCGCCAGAAAATTAAAACACTGA
- a CDS encoding SET domain-containing protein, which yields MKKKKSIKKAKKRKPVVYTESDFIVKPSSVPNIGMGLFTKQTLYKGDTVGYYMGKIITDEQAESNKYVDSKYLLWICKDWWIYGEGRESNYTRYINHSSKPNAELITSVRWKTARFKVLKTIPEGSEIFFDYGKDYWDNVDFKPK from the coding sequence ATGAAGAAAAAGAAATCTATAAAGAAGGCCAAAAAAAGGAAACCGGTAGTGTATACCGAAAGTGACTTTATCGTAAAACCTTCTTCTGTTCCCAATATTGGAATGGGACTATTCACCAAACAAACATTATACAAGGGAGATACCGTTGGTTATTACATGGGTAAAATCATTACCGATGAACAAGCGGAATCAAACAAATACGTAGACTCAAAATACCTACTTTGGATCTGTAAAGACTGGTGGATTTATGGGGAAGGTCGTGAGTCCAATTACACTCGTTATATCAACCACTCCTCAAAACCCAATGCGGAACTCATCACATCCGTCAGATGGAAAACGGCTAGGTTCAAAGTGTTAAAAACAATCCCGGAAGGATCAGAAATATTTTTTGATTATGGAAAAGACTACTGGGACAATGTGGACTTCAAACCGAAGTAA
- the nusB gene encoding transcription antitermination factor NusB, which translates to MSSRHRGRSLALMCLYQIDLVGTDPDRAMKFDWYDKKITREEKDYAVFLVKGVVENRKSIDTLIKKYSENWELSRISVVNRCILRLSILSLQKEPFLAAPVVINEAVELTKEFETDESAQFINGLLDAFYKKEIVAKNPK; encoded by the coding sequence ATGAGTTCTAGACACCGCGGGCGAAGTCTTGCCCTAATGTGCCTCTACCAAATTGACCTCGTCGGAACCGATCCAGACAGGGCTATGAAATTCGATTGGTATGACAAAAAAATCACTCGTGAAGAAAAGGATTATGCTGTCTTTCTTGTGAAAGGAGTGGTCGAAAATCGAAAAAGCATCGATACTCTAATCAAGAAGTATTCGGAGAATTGGGAACTTTCGCGTATTTCCGTGGTCAACCGTTGTATTTTACGTTTATCAATCCTTAGTTTGCAAAAGGAACCTTTCCTTGCGGCCCCCGTTGTCATCAATGAAGCGGTGGAACTCACTAAAGAATTTGAAACGGATGAATCAGCGCAGTTTATCAACGGACTACTCGATGCCTTCTATAAGAAGGAGATCGTAGCGAAAAATCCCAAATAA
- a CDS encoding DEAD/DEAH box helicase, which translates to MKFNELPFHESLTKALEKIGYTDLTPIQAKSIPFAMEGHDLTGLAQTGTGKTMAFLLPTLHRLLSATEEEPLPYALVLAPTRELTIQIAEEAKKLLEFTDFGVATIIGGTDYRSQEQALGNKACLIVATPGRLIDFVKNHGLSLENIKVVILDEADRMFDMGFVQDLKYIFHKCKNRKQSLLFSATLSYEVVRLASKYLNDPIEVHINPEKVITERIDQNLLHLGREEKLPYLVNSLLHNEIEGLGIIFTNYKMNIPKIVSVLRKFGITATGLSSELDQKKRIRLLRDFKEGKYKYLIATDVASRGIDIENIDVVYNYDLPQDAENYVHRIGRTARAGRKGMSIGFCSETDYTELERIERYLNSKIPIGEIREEYLEFPKGEFTPVFADEAIPGEKKYQDRERGDRGGRGGKPKHGGEHRSGDRNQNRSGDRGRGKGKGEKHHPPAKMAHPHQHEGEGDHKHPAKMTHHEFKHGHHPKDGKGKGQHKKNQSGKHHQKNDPRRNLFDINEVKKSKKQKLSIWQRILSIFKKD; encoded by the coding sequence ATGAAATTTAACGAATTACCCTTTCACGAGTCATTAACCAAAGCTTTAGAAAAAATCGGTTACACAGACCTCACTCCTATTCAAGCCAAATCCATTCCTTTTGCCATGGAAGGTCATGACCTCACAGGTCTTGCCCAAACCGGAACCGGAAAAACGATGGCTTTTTTACTTCCGACTCTCCACAGACTTTTGTCTGCGACAGAAGAAGAACCTTTGCCTTATGCCCTTGTCCTGGCACCCACAAGAGAACTTACCATCCAAATTGCAGAAGAAGCTAAAAAACTTTTAGAGTTCACTGACTTTGGTGTGGCCACCATCATCGGGGGAACGGATTACCGCTCCCAAGAACAGGCGTTAGGGAACAAGGCTTGTCTCATTGTGGCAACACCGGGAAGGCTCATTGACTTTGTCAAAAACCACGGCCTCTCTTTGGAAAATATCAAGGTAGTGATTTTGGATGAAGCGGACAGAATGTTCGATATGGGATTTGTCCAAGATCTCAAATACATCTTTCACAAATGTAAAAATAGAAAACAATCTCTTCTTTTTAGCGCTACCTTAAGTTACGAAGTGGTAAGGCTTGCCAGTAAGTATTTGAATGATCCGATTGAAGTTCATATCAATCCAGAAAAAGTTATCACCGAAAGAATCGACCAAAATTTACTCCACTTGGGACGGGAAGAAAAACTCCCTTACCTCGTAAACTCTCTGTTACACAATGAGATCGAAGGACTTGGAATCATTTTCACCAATTACAAGATGAACATTCCAAAGATCGTTTCGGTTCTTCGAAAATTTGGAATCACAGCCACAGGGCTTTCTTCTGAACTCGACCAAAAAAAACGAATTCGACTCCTCAGAGATTTTAAAGAAGGAAAGTATAAGTATCTCATTGCGACAGATGTTGCTTCTCGTGGGATCGATATCGAAAATATCGATGTGGTTTACAATTATGATCTACCACAAGATGCAGAAAACTATGTGCATCGAATTGGACGTACTGCCCGTGCGGGAAGAAAGGGTATGTCCATTGGATTTTGTTCTGAAACAGATTATACAGAACTCGAACGAATTGAACGTTACCTAAATTCCAAAATTCCAATCGGGGAAATTCGTGAAGAGTATTTGGAATTTCCTAAGGGAGAGTTCACACCTGTATTTGCTGATGAAGCCATTCCTGGTGAAAAAAAATACCAAGACCGGGAACGAGGAGATCGTGGCGGTCGTGGTGGAAAACCAAAACATGGCGGCGAACATAGATCAGGTGATAGAAATCAAAACCGTTCGGGAGACCGTGGACGTGGGAAAGGAAAAGGGGAAAAACACCACCCGCCTGCAAAGATGGCACACCCGCACCAACATGAGGGAGAAGGTGATCATAAACACCCGGCCAAAATGACCCACCATGAATTCAAACATGGCCACCATCCTAAGGATGGAAAGGGCAAAGGCCAACATAAGAAAAATCAATCTGGAAAACACCACCAAAAGAACGATCCAAGAAGAAATCTCTTCGATATCAACGAAGTGAAAAAATCTAAAAAACAGAAACTATCGATTTGGCAGCGAATTCTTTCTATCTTCAAAAAAGATTAG